A window of the Roseovarius sp. S88 genome harbors these coding sequences:
- a CDS encoding thiamine diphosphokinase, which translates to MDKSDLSRALSMGSYIVAADGGAGAAINHNILPDVVIGDFDSISDKILSKIPSDAQHRIEEQDSTDFDKCLRNIDSPLILAVGFTGARIDHQLAAFNTLVRYPDKPCILLGPCDTVFLAPPAINLDLPAGTTVSLFPMGAVEGHSEGLKWPISGICFTPDGQIGTSNEATGPVSLALTAPKMLVTVPSEHFELVANALQNTASHWPS; encoded by the coding sequence TTGGACAAAAGTGACCTGAGTCGCGCTTTGTCCATGGGATCTTACATAGTTGCAGCCGATGGCGGAGCGGGCGCGGCAATTAACCATAATATCCTGCCAGATGTGGTTATCGGCGATTTTGACTCGATTTCGGATAAAATCCTTTCGAAAATTCCCAGCGATGCGCAACACAGAATCGAAGAGCAAGACAGCACGGATTTCGACAAATGCCTGCGCAACATTGATAGCCCGCTAATCCTTGCCGTCGGGTTTACCGGCGCGCGAATCGATCATCAGCTTGCGGCATTCAACACTCTCGTGCGCTATCCCGACAAGCCGTGCATCCTGCTCGGCCCTTGCGATACCGTGTTTCTTGCACCGCCTGCGATCAATCTGGACTTGCCTGCAGGTACGACCGTGTCGCTTTTTCCGATGGGCGCTGTTGAAGGGCATTCAGAAGGGCTGAAATGGCCTATATCCGGTATTTGTTTCACACCAGATGGTCAGATCGGCACATCAAATGAAGCCACAGGCCCGGTATCGCTTGCCCTGACCGCACCAAAAATGCTGGTCACAGTTCCATCAGAGCATTTTGAACTGGTTGCGAACGCGTTGCAGAACACGGCGTCCCATTGGCCAAGTTAA
- a CDS encoding L-serine ammonia-lyase: MFLSVFDMFKIGIGPSSSHTMGPMVAAARFLDAMRASPFEFHGLRGSLHGSLAFTGVGHATDRATILGLAGFRPDDYDHDQAEAALETIRETQSVTPPDLPTLSFNPKDDLVFDFGPNLPGHANGMILMATDSQGDVILQEIYYSIGGGFVMTEAELASGQDTDEGAPIPYPFKSAEEMLQMAETSGKSIAEMKKANEIERGGTENLRSGVARLWQVMNGCIERGITQEGILPGGLQVKRRAKGIHDALIAERGTNLNAPHKINDWISVYAMAVNEENAAGGQVVTAPTNGAAGVVPAVIKYWLEHVPGASESEIETFLLTAAAIGGLVKFNASISGAEAGCQAEVGSAAAMGAAGLAAVLGGTPAQIENAAEIALEHHLGMTCDPVKGLVQVPCIERNGLGAIKAVSAASLAMRGDGTHLVPLDACIETMRQTGLDMSERYKETSLGGLAVNIPNC, translated from the coding sequence TATGTTCAAGATCGGCATTGGACCGTCGTCTTCCCATACAATGGGACCGATGGTTGCGGCCGCGCGCTTTTTGGATGCGATGCGAGCATCTCCCTTTGAATTTCACGGATTGCGCGGATCTTTGCATGGGTCTCTTGCTTTTACCGGTGTTGGGCATGCGACGGATCGCGCGACTATTTTGGGCCTCGCAGGATTTCGTCCTGATGATTATGACCATGATCAGGCTGAGGCAGCTCTAGAGACCATTCGCGAAACGCAATCTGTCACACCGCCCGACCTTCCGACACTGTCATTCAATCCCAAAGATGATCTGGTGTTTGACTTCGGCCCGAATTTGCCCGGTCACGCCAATGGTATGATCCTGATGGCCACCGACAGCCAAGGCGATGTGATCCTGCAAGAGATCTATTACTCCATTGGCGGTGGTTTCGTGATGACCGAGGCGGAGCTTGCCTCAGGTCAGGATACGGATGAAGGCGCGCCCATACCCTATCCGTTCAAATCCGCCGAAGAGATGCTGCAAATGGCGGAAACCAGTGGCAAATCTATTGCCGAGATGAAGAAGGCAAACGAAATTGAGCGTGGTGGTACTGAAAACCTGCGCAGCGGTGTGGCCCGGCTTTGGCAGGTGATGAATGGCTGCATCGAACGTGGCATCACGCAGGAGGGTATCCTGCCCGGTGGGTTGCAGGTGAAGCGCCGCGCCAAGGGCATACACGATGCGCTTATCGCCGAGCGTGGCACAAACCTGAATGCGCCGCACAAGATCAACGATTGGATCAGCGTCTATGCGATGGCTGTCAACGAAGAAAACGCCGCCGGGGGGCAAGTTGTCACGGCACCCACCAATGGGGCCGCGGGCGTCGTGCCTGCTGTGATCAAGTACTGGCTGGAGCATGTCCCGGGCGCGTCTGAATCAGAGATTGAAACCTTCCTTTTGACAGCCGCAGCCATCGGTGGCCTTGTCAAATTCAACGCCTCAATTAGCGGAGCTGAGGCCGGGTGCCAGGCCGAGGTGGGAAGTGCTGCCGCAATGGGCGCCGCTGGTTTGGCCGCAGTCCTGGGCGGCACACCAGCTCAGATCGAAAATGCGGCAGAAATCGCGTTGGAACATCATCTTGGGATGACCTGTGACCCAGTCAAAGGTCTGGTGCAGGTACCTTGCATCGAACGCAATGGCTTGGGTGCAATAAAGGCCGTCAGCGCAGCCAGCCTCGCCATGCGTGGTGATGGTACGCATCTTGTCCCGCTGGATGCCTGTATTGAGACCATGCGCCAAACCGGTCTCGATATGAGCGAACGCTATAAGGAAACGTCTCTGGGCGGTCTCGCTGTCAACATTCCAAACTGTTGA